Proteins from a genomic interval of Maylandia zebra isolate NMK-2024a linkage group LG15, Mzebra_GT3a, whole genome shotgun sequence:
- the heca gene encoding headcase protein homolog codes for MPNQKSSKGKKSKRTNSSGDEQENGACAAATGGAAAAAAPRSERSSEAQCATPLGCSLSRAIDLEKDDCQRVVCNSELCPYGNWMHLQCFYEWESSILVQFNCIGRARSWNEKQCRQNMWTKKGYDLAFRFCSCRCGQGHLKKDTDWYQVKRMQDERKKKSSERSSGRTGASGGASGSGDGFFEEPKKSKPLGGAVGGAKLANRASSQEMPRRQSVDRQNSTERGGAAGGGGYAIGGPLPFGPPQKSPCDSPGQSPPTGFTFSPTAALGSGGGGTGMRGSRQLGEFFKSAVHMDAQRKHLLVGGSLGRSGGCSLGASGGAAGAPHLDAGSVLPLQLSFTLPLHHRLTSGSVGDGSHPHPVQFLRRLDLSELLTHIPRHKLNTYHVRMEDDAQAGQGEELRRFILSALSASQRNVVNCALCHRALPVFEQFPLVDGTLFLSPSRHDEIEYDVPCHLQGRLMHLYAICVDCLEGVHKIVCIKCKSRWDGSWHQLGTMYTYDILAASPCCQARLNCKHCGKPVVDVRVGMQYFSEYSNVQQCPHCGNLDYHFVKPFSSYKVLEAY; via the exons ATGCCCAACCAGAAGAGCAGCaagggaaagaaaagcaaacgcACGAACAGTAGCGGAGATGAGCAGGAAAATGGAGCCTGTGCGGCCGCAACAGGAGGCGCGGCCGCGGCGGCTGCACCCAGGAGCGAGCGCTCAAGTG AGGCCCAGTGTGCAACCCCTCTCGGCTGCAGCCTGAGCCGTGCCATTGATCTGGAGAAGGACGACTGCCAGAGGGTTGTTTGCAACAGCGAGCTCTGCCCTTATGGCAACTGGATGCATCTACAGTGTTTCTACGAGTGGGAGAGCTCCATCCTTGTCCAGTTCAACTGCATCGGCCGTGCGCGGTCCTGGAATGAGAAGCAATGCCGACAAAACATGTGGACCAAGAAAGGCTACGACCTAGCCTTCAGGTTCTGCTCCTGCCGCTGTGGCCAGGGTCACCTGAAGAAGGACACCGACTGGTACCAGGTGAAACGCATGCAGGATGAGCGTAAGAAGAAATCGTCGGAAAGGAGCTCAGGCAGGACTGGAGCCAGCGGAGGGGCTTCAGGGTCCGGGGATGGGTTTTTTGAAGAGCCCAAGAAAAGCAAACCACTTGGAGGGGCTGTAGGAGGAGCCAAACTAGCTAATAGGGCCTCTAGTCAGGAGATGCCTCGTAGACAATCAGTTGATCGACAGAACTCCACAGAGAGAggtggagcagcaggaggagggggATATGCAATAGGAGGGCCTTTACCTTTTGGGCCTCCTCAGAAATCTCCATGTGACTCCCCGGGACAGTCTCCTCCTACTGGCTTCACCTTCTCCCCCACTGCTGCTCTCGGATCGGGAGGTGGGGGAACAGGTATGCGGGGTTCCCGTCAGCTGGGAGAGTTCTTCAAATCAGCCGTCCACATGGACGCACAGAGGAAACACCTGTTGGTTGGGGGATCTCTCGGTCGGAGCGGAGGCTGCTCCCTGGGAGCCTCTGGCGGTGCAGCTGGTGCTCCTCACTTAGATGCAGGGTCTGTCCTGCCGCTACAGCTATCCTTTACCCTCCCGCTTCATCACCGGCTCACCTCTGGCAGTGTGGGTGATGGTAGCCACCCTCACCCGGTGCAGTTCCTGAGGAGGCTGGACCTCTCGGAACTCCTCACCCACATCCCGCGCCACAAGCTCAACACCTACCACGTCCGCATGGAAGATGATGCCCAGGCAGGCCAGGGAGAGGAGCTGCGCAG GTTCATCCTGTCAGCTCTCAGTGCGAGCCAGAGAAACGTGGTCAACTGTGCACTGTGCCACCGGGCGCTGCCTGTATTTGAGCAGTTTCCTTTGGTGGATGGGACGCTGTTCCTCAGCCCTTCACGCCATGATGAGATTGAGTACGATGTGCCGTGCCACCTTCAAG GCCGGCTGATGCACCTCTACGCCATCTGTGTGGACTGTCTAGAGGGCGTCCACAAGATTGTCTGCATCAAGTGCAAGTCACGCTGGGATGGGAGCTGGCACCAGCTGGGCACCATGTATACCTACGACATACTGGCTGCTTCACCGTGTTGCCAG GCCCGTCTCAACTGTAAGCACTGCGGGAAACCGGTGGTGGACGTTCGAGTCGGGATGCAGTATTTCTCCGAGTACAGCAACGTCCAGCAGTGCCCCCACTGCGGCAACCTGGACTATCACTTTGTTAAACCTTTCTCCTCCTACAAAGTTCTTGAGGCTTATTGA